The Candidatus Bathyarchaeota archaeon genome includes a region encoding these proteins:
- a CDS encoding MBL fold metallo-hydrolase — protein MTLEINTLTTPFVFNVSVNCYLVRTGDGFILIDTGRTNKRGAIEKELESAGCQPGNLTLIVLTHGDFDHCGNAAYLRKKFGTQIAMHRS, from the coding sequence ATGACTTTGGAGATTAACACCCTCACTACGCCTTTTGTTTTTAATGTCTCTGTCAATTGCTACCTTGTCAGAACCGGCGACGGATTTATCCTGATCGATACGGGGAGGACCAACAAGCGCGGCGCGATCGAAAAAGAACTTGAAAGCGCAGGTTGCCAGCCGGGAAATCTTACGCTGATCGTACTAACTCATGGTGATTTTGACCACTGCGGTAATGCAGCGTACCTTCGGAAAAAATTCGGTACACAAATAGCTATGCACAGATCGGA
- a CDS encoding DUF362 domain-containing protein: MTSKVAIVKFDGNAEAKSLGEALRLIGGIDDLNTSKKAVVVKVGVFSHKADNHTSISFVDAIIDSFNKAPKVFIAESDNYQGTGLERLQIWKELFSERVIPVNLSDLKDAQDVTLAGQKMKLSTLLFKPNVLVNTHIMRTFERGSILKNLFGCIPIRKKAKFHKNEIFCSLLADIYEAIGGVDLSVMDGTYLWRGAGDLRVPMNTLLAGRDAVAVETVGAILAGLKPERMPVTQEFVKRGLGVGDIEDIEIVGTPLESLREESKLAAKTLRKKWKERGGAPSIWAPTIDSLIKDRFFQLPHKRTRDDVVKAFEARGISTKGYTGVIATTLTRRIRTGKLKAAKELNGWVYWTE, encoded by the coding sequence TTGACTTCAAAGGTTGCCATTGTCAAGTTTGATGGAAACGCAGAAGCGAAATCATTAGGGGAGGCTCTGCGCTTAATCGGCGGAATAGACGATTTGAATACTTCTAAGAAAGCAGTAGTTGTGAAAGTGGGAGTTTTCAGTCACAAAGCAGACAATCACACATCTATTAGCTTTGTCGACGCTATAATTGATAGTTTCAACAAAGCTCCCAAGGTCTTCATTGCCGAATCAGATAACTACCAAGGAACAGGTTTAGAAAGGCTGCAAATCTGGAAGGAGCTTTTCTCAGAACGAGTCATACCTGTCAACCTCTCAGACCTAAAGGATGCTCAAGATGTAACCCTTGCCGGTCAAAAGATGAAACTTTCCACTCTTCTTTTTAAGCCCAACGTATTGGTTAACACACACATAATGAGAACCTTTGAGCGGGGTAGCATCCTTAAGAACTTGTTCGGTTGTATTCCTATCCGAAAGAAGGCAAAGTTTCATAAAAACGAAATTTTCTGTTCACTCTTGGCAGACATCTATGAAGCAATAGGTGGAGTGGACCTATCTGTAATGGATGGCACCTATCTTTGGCGTGGTGCAGGTGATCTTAGAGTGCCTATGAACACTCTTCTTGCAGGAAGGGATGCAGTAGCGGTGGAAACTGTGGGAGCAATCTTAGCTGGTTTGAAACCTGAGAGAATGCCTGTAACCCAAGAATTTGTGAAGCGGGGTCTAGGAGTAGGAGACATAGAAGACATTGAGATTGTGGGAACGCCACTCGAAAGTTTACGAGAAGAATCTAAATTGGCGGCTAAAACGCTCAGAAAGAAATGGAAGGAGCGTGGCGGTGCACCCAGCATTTGGGCGCCGACGATTGATAGCTTAATTAAAGATAGATTTTTTCAACTGCCGCATAAAAGAACAAGAGATGACGTGGTAAAAGCTTTTGAAGCTAGGGGAATCTCGACAAAAGGTTACACTGGTGTAATCGCAACAACCTTAACCCGAAGGATAAGAACGGGCAAAC